In one Pseudomonadota bacterium genomic region, the following are encoded:
- a CDS encoding peptidoglycan-binding domain-containing protein: MRAVKHIILPLALCAFTAACGTVETVTRADPALQRFSSQDGPPNAAPGSCWGKDVTPAVLETVTDNILLHPAEIGSDGMVRREAVYKTETRQAIVRERREIWFETPCEAALTTEFVASVQRALTARGVYSGDITGEMDARTLRAVRAYQAPQGLDSAILSIAAARKLGLVAVPREDG, translated from the coding sequence ATGAGAGCAGTGAAACACATTATTCTACCGTTGGCGCTGTGCGCCTTCACGGCGGCGTGCGGCACCGTCGAAACCGTCACGCGCGCGGACCCTGCCCTGCAGCGCTTCAGCTCCCAGGACGGCCCACCCAATGCGGCGCCGGGAAGCTGCTGGGGCAAGGACGTCACGCCCGCAGTGCTCGAAACCGTGACCGACAACATCCTGCTGCATCCCGCCGAGATCGGCTCGGACGGCATGGTCCGGCGCGAAGCCGTGTACAAAACCGAAACCCGGCAGGCCATCGTCCGGGAACGGCGCGAGATCTGGTTCGAAACACCCTGTGAGGCCGCGCTGACGACGGAGTTCGTGGCGTCGGTCCAGCGCGCCCTGACAGCGCGGGGCGTCTACTCGGGCGACATCACCGGCGAAATGGATGCGCGGACCCTACGGGCCGTGCGCGCCTACCAGGCGCCGCAAGGGCTCGACAGCGCGATCCTCTCCATCGCTGCCGCTCGGAAGCTCGGCCTCGTGGCGGTGCCGCGCGAAGACGGCTGA
- a CDS encoding protease modulator HflC, whose product MSRSIIALIAVVGLIVVGLSSIFIVDERQKALVLQFGRVVQVKEDPGLGFKIPLIQQVVRYDDRILSIDVDPLEVTPLDDRRLVVDAFARYRITDVERFRQAVGLGGELAAANRIDGILRDELRAALGGVSSNDILSVDRAALMAQIRNGAAEEALGLGITVVDVRLKRTDLPPENLQATFDRMRAERVREATDERARGREAAQRIEAQADRTVVELVSEAQRESEIIRGEADGARERIFADAFSRDPEFFNFYRSMTSYQRSLQGENTTLVLSPDSEFFNFLNSPTGEIGGAIPNSDR is encoded by the coding sequence ATGAGTCGCTCAATCATCGCCCTCATCGCCGTGGTCGGCCTTATCGTGGTCGGCCTCAGCTCCATCTTCATCGTCGACGAGCGGCAGAAGGCCCTCGTGCTCCAGTTCGGCCGCGTCGTGCAGGTCAAGGAGGATCCGGGCCTCGGTTTCAAGATCCCGCTGATCCAGCAAGTCGTGCGATACGATGACCGGATCCTGTCGATCGACGTGGACCCGCTCGAGGTCACGCCGCTCGACGATCGCCGTCTCGTCGTGGACGCCTTCGCGCGCTACCGCATCACCGACGTGGAGCGCTTCCGTCAGGCCGTGGGCCTCGGCGGCGAGCTCGCCGCGGCCAACCGCATCGACGGCATTCTGCGCGACGAGCTTCGCGCAGCCCTCGGTGGCGTGAGCTCCAACGACATCCTCTCCGTCGACCGGGCCGCGCTCATGGCGCAGATCCGGAACGGCGCGGCAGAGGAAGCGCTGGGCCTCGGGATCACCGTGGTGGACGTGCGCCTCAAGCGGACCGACCTGCCGCCGGAAAACCTTCAAGCCACCTTCGACCGGATGCGCGCCGAGCGTGTGCGGGAGGCTACCGACGAACGCGCCCGCGGCCGCGAGGCCGCGCAGCGGATCGAGGCCCAGGCGGACCGTACCGTGGTGGAGCTCGTCTCCGAGGCGCAGCGCGAAAGCGAGATCATCCGCGGTGAGGCCGACGGCGCCCGCGAACGGATCTTCGCCGACGCCTTCAGCCGCGACCCGGAGTTCTTCAACTTCTACCGCTCGATGACGTCCTACCAGCGCTCGCTCCAGGGCGAGAACACCACGCTGGTGCTGTCGCCGGACAGCGAGTTCTTCAACTTCCTGAACTCGCCCACTGGCGAGATCGGCGGCGCGATCCCGAACTCGGATCGCTAG
- the purD gene encoding phosphoribosylamine--glycine ligase — MNILILGSGGREHALAWAVKQNPKCGRLIVAPGNAGTAAIAWNADLDIEDGEAVAAFAQEQTVDFVIIGPEAPLAAGVADALREAGILCFGPSAAAAALEASKAFTKGVCDAASVPTAAYGHFSDAGAAHAYLARHGAPIVVKADGLAAGKGVTVAMTEEEARAAVDALFSEPGAEVVIEEFMDGEEASFFVLCDGEDAVPIGTAQDHKRVGEGDTGPNTGGMGAYSPAPVLTDAIAARAMDEIVRPTLREMFRRGIPYRGILYAGLMIEHGAPRLVEYNVRFGDPECQVLMMRLGGQVLDLLQAAAEGRLADAQVNWAQDHALTVVMATDGYPGSYSKGSEIGGLAALPESSTVMVFHAGTRAEEGTVRAAGGRVLNVTARGATLEEAHARAYGTLAQIDWPEGFYRKDIGWRALAPEGLPEA; from the coding sequence ATGAACATCCTCATCCTGGGCTCGGGCGGGCGCGAACATGCGCTGGCCTGGGCGGTGAAGCAGAACCCGAAATGCGGGCGGCTCATCGTGGCGCCCGGCAATGCGGGGACCGCGGCGATCGCCTGGAATGCCGATCTCGACATCGAGGATGGAGAGGCCGTGGCGGCCTTCGCGCAGGAACAGACGGTCGATTTCGTGATCATCGGTCCCGAAGCGCCCCTGGCGGCGGGCGTGGCCGATGCCCTGCGCGAGGCTGGCATCCTCTGCTTTGGCCCGTCGGCGGCCGCGGCCGCGCTCGAGGCCTCAAAAGCCTTCACCAAGGGCGTTTGTGACGCGGCCAGCGTGCCCACGGCGGCCTATGGTCATTTCTCCGATGCGGGTGCTGCGCACGCCTACCTCGCCCGCCATGGCGCGCCCATCGTGGTGAAAGCCGACGGCCTCGCAGCGGGCAAGGGGGTCACCGTGGCCATGACGGAAGAGGAGGCCCGCGCAGCTGTCGACGCGCTCTTTTCAGAGCCCGGCGCGGAAGTGGTCATCGAGGAGTTCATGGACGGGGAAGAAGCCTCCTTCTTCGTCCTCTGCGACGGCGAAGACGCCGTTCCCATCGGCACGGCGCAAGATCACAAGCGCGTCGGTGAGGGCGACACGGGCCCCAATACCGGTGGCATGGGAGCCTATTCCCCCGCCCCTGTCCTGACGGACGCCATTGCCGCGCGCGCGATGGACGAGATCGTGCGCCCGACACTCCGTGAGATGTTCCGCCGTGGCATCCCATACCGCGGGATCCTCTATGCCGGTCTGATGATCGAGCACGGCGCGCCGCGTCTGGTGGAATACAATGTCCGCTTCGGCGACCCCGAATGCCAGGTCCTGATGATGCGCCTCGGCGGTCAGGTCCTCGACCTGCTGCAAGCCGCCGCCGAAGGCCGCCTCGCGGATGCGCAGGTGAACTGGGCCCAAGACCACGCACTCACCGTCGTCATGGCCACCGACGGCTACCCCGGCAGCTACAGCAAGGGCAGCGAAATCGGTGGTCTCGCCGCTTTGCCTGAAAGCTCGACCGTCATGGTCTTTCACGCGGGCACCCGCGCCGAGGAAGGCACAGTGCGCGCCGCCGGCGGGCGCGTTCTCAACGTCACCGCCCGTGGTGCCACACTCGAAGAAGCCCACGCCCGCGCCTACGGGACCCTCGCACAGATCGACTGGCCCGAAGGCTTCTATCGTAAGGATATCGGATGGCGCGCGCTTGCGCCTGAGGGGCTCCCTGAGGCCTAA
- the hflK gene encoding FtsH protease activity modulator HflK encodes MAGNSGGPWGGGNSGGGNRGNRPTGGGSNGGNGGGRRPGNDGGPQIPEIDEIMKKGQEQLRVLMGGRGGGSNGSGSGGDGGPAFTKGTLGLGAVALLVLWAFNSFYTVRPEEQSVELFLGDFSSIGQPGLNFAPWPVMTYEILPVTREQTVEIGTGTRGGDAGLMLTGDENVVDIDFQVVWNISDPAQYLFNLATPPETIDAVAESAMREIIAQSQLAPILNRDRAVIAQRLEDLIQTTLDGYESGINVIRVNFDRADPPQDVIDAFRDVQAAEQERDRLQNEADAYANRVLAEARGEAAQVLEQAEGYRAQVVNAAEGEASRFNAVLDQYLQQPDITRQRLYLETMEQVLGRVDKIILDDTSGEGAGGQGVIPFLPLNELRRSANNSGSN; translated from the coding sequence CGGCAATGATGGTGGTCCGCAGATCCCCGAAATCGACGAGATCATGAAGAAGGGCCAAGAGCAGCTGCGCGTGCTCATGGGAGGCCGCGGTGGCGGCTCCAACGGCTCCGGCAGCGGCGGCGATGGCGGCCCTGCCTTCACGAAAGGCACGCTCGGCCTCGGCGCCGTGGCGCTCCTCGTCCTTTGGGCGTTCAACTCTTTCTATACGGTGCGCCCGGAAGAGCAGTCCGTGGAGCTTTTCCTCGGTGATTTCTCCTCTATCGGGCAGCCGGGCCTCAACTTCGCGCCCTGGCCGGTCATGACCTACGAGATCCTGCCGGTGACCCGCGAACAGACGGTGGAAATCGGCACTGGCACCCGCGGCGGTGACGCGGGCCTGATGCTGACGGGCGATGAGAACGTGGTCGACATCGACTTCCAGGTCGTCTGGAACATCTCCGACCCCGCACAGTATCTCTTCAACCTCGCGACCCCGCCCGAGACGATCGACGCGGTGGCTGAATCGGCCATGCGCGAGATCATTGCGCAGAGCCAGCTCGCGCCGATCTTGAATAGAGACCGCGCCGTCATCGCCCAGCGACTGGAGGATCTCATCCAGACCACGCTCGACGGATACGAGAGCGGGATCAACGTCATCCGCGTGAACTTTGACCGCGCCGACCCGCCGCAGGACGTCATCGACGCCTTCCGCGACGTGCAGGCCGCCGAACAGGAGCGTGACCGTCTCCAGAACGAAGCCGACGCCTATGCCAACCGTGTCCTCGCCGAGGCCCGCGGTGAAGCGGCACAGGTGCTGGAACAGGCGGAAGGCTACCGCGCGCAGGTAGTCAATGCCGCCGAAGGTGAAGCCTCGCGCTTCAACGCGGTTCTCGACCAATACCTGCAACAGCCCGACATCACGCGCCAGCGTCTCTACCTGGAGACGATGGAGCAGGTGCTCGGCCGCGTGGACAAGATCATCCTCGACGACACGTCCGGCGAAGGCGCCGGTGGCCAGGGAGTGATCCCGTTCCTGCCTTTGAACGAACTGCGCCGCAGCGCAAACAATTCCGGAAGCAACTGA
- a CDS encoding VCBS repeat-containing protein, protein MGLCLGLPLPGAADIASARFSEPTERYGHGVLGDPSEHAAISVRLADGGSAVLRWDRPMVFEDVEPRLVDIDGDGGQELLVVESHERLGARFAVYDVRDGALVPIARNPFIGTRFRWLAIVGAGDLDGDGRVEIAYVDRPHLARTLRIWRLQPSGSAFDPVEVASLPGVTNHRIGEEDIAGGLRDCGAGPEMIVADAGWQRLLAVRFDGTALEARDIGAHSGRASFAEALSC, encoded by the coding sequence ATGGGCCTCTGCCTAGGGCTACCACTTCCTGGGGCGGCCGACATCGCTTCGGCGCGCTTTTCGGAGCCGACGGAAAGATACGGCCATGGCGTGCTGGGCGACCCGTCCGAGCACGCAGCGATTTCCGTGCGCTTGGCGGACGGGGGCAGCGCGGTGCTCCGCTGGGACCGGCCCATGGTCTTCGAGGATGTGGAGCCGCGCCTCGTTGATATCGACGGTGACGGCGGGCAGGAGCTCCTGGTGGTGGAAAGCCACGAGCGGCTCGGCGCGCGCTTCGCGGTCTACGATGTTCGGGACGGGGCGCTTGTCCCGATTGCCCGCAATCCCTTCATCGGCACACGCTTCCGGTGGCTGGCCATTGTCGGGGCGGGCGATCTCGACGGAGATGGCCGGGTGGAGATCGCCTATGTGGACCGACCGCATCTCGCACGCACGCTCCGCATTTGGCGGCTGCAGCCCAGTGGCAGCGCCTTCGATCCCGTGGAGGTAGCCTCGCTGCCCGGTGTGACGAACCACCGGATCGGAGAAGAGGACATTGCCGGCGGCCTCCGCGATTGTGGCGCGGGGCCGGAGATGATCGTGGCGGATGCGGGCTGGCAGCGGCTTCTGGCCGTGCGTTTCGACGGCACAGCGCTTGAGGCGCGCGACATCGGAGCCCATTCCGGCCGCGCCTCTTTCGCGGAAGCATTGAGCTGCTAA
- the xseA gene encoding exodeoxyribonuclease VII large subunit, translated as MDLLDDPTPGMNTPEYSVSELSGAIKRTIEGEFGRIRVRGEVGRVVRARSGHLYFDLKDDRNTLSCTTWKGQVTGLGVMPEEGMEVVATGRMSAFGPQSKYNMNVDELAVAGQGALMAMLEKRKKALEAEGLFAAERKKPLPYLPEVIGVVTSPTGAVIRDILHRLRDRFPRKVLIWPVAVQGQNCAPEVTAGITGFNALTPGGALPRPDLIIVARGGGSIEDLWGFNEESVARAAAASEIPLISAVGHETDTTLIDYVSDRRAPTPTAAAELAVPVRRDLLAWVEEQGARLIRGEGAILDGRGQRLRDLSRALPRAEALMAAPRQRLDLAEARLKPALASAVQSRRVRLAQAALGPGLLTRGLAEEGRRLSSWAARLGPALLRASTTKRERLDARGRLSPGLLEERLTQKRQELTRLATRLCDVSATRQAKLRDRLTALDRLRETLSYKATLERGYAVVRSGGAVVTRKAQVKPAEPIEIEFADGRLATGSSGATVAAPARKPKAAPRGAQGSLFDAGD; from the coding sequence ATGGACCTCCTCGACGATCCGACCCCGGGAATGAATACGCCTGAATACTCCGTCTCGGAGCTCTCCGGCGCGATCAAGCGGACCATCGAGGGCGAGTTCGGACGCATTCGCGTGCGCGGCGAGGTGGGGCGCGTGGTGCGCGCGCGCTCAGGCCATCTCTACTTCGATCTCAAGGATGACCGGAACACGCTCTCCTGCACCACCTGGAAGGGGCAAGTGACCGGCCTCGGCGTGATGCCGGAGGAGGGGATGGAGGTGGTGGCCACCGGCCGCATGTCCGCCTTCGGGCCGCAATCGAAATACAACATGAATGTCGATGAGCTTGCCGTGGCGGGGCAGGGGGCGCTCATGGCCATGCTCGAGAAGCGCAAGAAGGCGCTCGAGGCAGAGGGGCTTTTCGCGGCGGAGCGCAAGAAGCCGCTGCCCTACCTGCCCGAGGTGATCGGCGTGGTGACCTCGCCCACGGGCGCCGTCATCCGTGATATTCTCCATCGCCTGCGTGACCGCTTTCCGCGGAAGGTCCTGATCTGGCCCGTGGCCGTGCAGGGCCAGAACTGCGCACCGGAGGTGACGGCGGGCATCACCGGCTTCAACGCGCTCACGCCCGGGGGCGCGCTTCCTCGGCCCGATCTCATCATCGTGGCGCGCGGTGGCGGCTCCATCGAGGACCTCTGGGGCTTCAACGAGGAGAGCGTGGCCCGCGCCGCCGCTGCATCCGAGATCCCGCTCATCTCCGCCGTGGGGCATGAAACCGACACGACCCTCATCGACTATGTGAGCGACCGGCGGGCGCCCACGCCCACGGCGGCGGCCGAGCTCGCCGTGCCGGTGCGCCGCGATCTTCTGGCCTGGGTGGAGGAGCAGGGCGCGCGCCTCATCCGCGGCGAAGGCGCCATTCTCGACGGGCGGGGCCAGCGGCTCCGCGATCTCTCCCGCGCGCTGCCACGGGCAGAGGCGCTCATGGCGGCGCCGCGCCAACGGCTTGATCTCGCGGAGGCGCGGCTCAAACCCGCGCTGGCCTCCGCCGTGCAAAGCCGCCGCGTGCGCCTCGCCCAGGCCGCGCTCGGGCCGGGGCTTCTGACCCGTGGGCTGGCGGAAGAGGGCCGGCGGCTTTCGAGCTGGGCTGCGCGTCTCGGGCCCGCGCTCTTGCGCGCCTCCACGACGAAGCGGGAACGCCTCGATGCTCGGGGGCGCCTCTCGCCGGGGCTGCTGGAGGAGCGTCTCACGCAGAAGCGGCAGGAACTAACGCGGCTGGCCACGCGGCTCTGCGATGTCTCGGCCACGCGCCAAGCAAAGCTTCGGGACCGTCTGACCGCCCTCGACCGACTGCGAGAAACCTTGAGCTACAAGGCCACGCTCGAGCGCGGCTACGCGGTCGTGCGCTCCGGCGGCGCGGTCGTCACCCGCAAGGCGCAGGTGAAACCTGCCGAGCCGATCGAGATCGAGTTTGCCGACGGTCGCCTGGCCACGGGGAGCTCGGGAGCGACCGTCGCCGCGCCTGCAAGAAAGCCAAAGGCGGCGCCGCGCGGCGCGCAGGGCTCGCTCTTCGACGCTGGGGATTAG
- a CDS encoding Do family serine endopeptidase: protein MAVALLMAQAIVAKAQTAPPSFADLAETISPSVVNITTSTVVAGRTDRGPQGIVPEGSPFEDFFREFEDRRGNQGQRPRRSSALGSGFVISEDGFIVTNNHVIEGADEITIEFFSGDELVAELIGTDPNTDIALLKVEADTPLPFVPFGDSDTARVGDWVVAMGNPLGQGFSVSAGIVSARNRALSGTYDDYIQTDAAINRGNSGGPLFNLEGEVIGVNTAILSPNGGSIGIGFSMASNVVTNVVDQLREFGETRRGWLGVRIQDVTPDLAEAIGLEDARGAAVTDVPEGPAMDAGMQTNDIIIRFDGVEIEDTRELVRIVGNSPVGKEVPVVVLRDGRTETLTVTLGRRETAIEVPAAAPGPESEDEPEQMDQLGLTLSVLDDEAREALGVGDIEGILISDVEEGSEAFEKGLRAGDVITEAGQQRVTTLSAFSTQIDAARDAGRRSVLLLVRRGEDPRFVALGLE from the coding sequence ATGGCTGTCGCGCTCCTCATGGCGCAGGCCATTGTCGCCAAGGCGCAGACGGCGCCGCCGAGCTTTGCGGATCTTGCCGAAACGATCAGCCCGTCCGTCGTGAACATCACCACGTCGACGGTCGTGGCCGGGCGCACGGATCGCGGCCCCCAGGGAATCGTGCCCGAAGGCTCGCCCTTCGAGGATTTCTTCCGCGAATTCGAAGACCGCCGCGGTAATCAGGGCCAGCGGCCGCGCCGCTCCTCCGCGCTGGGCTCGGGCTTTGTCATCTCCGAGGACGGCTTCATCGTGACCAACAACCACGTCATCGAGGGCGCGGACGAGATCACCATCGAGTTCTTCTCGGGTGATGAGCTCGTGGCCGAACTCATCGGGACGGACCCCAACACCGATATCGCACTCTTGAAGGTGGAGGCGGATACGCCGCTGCCCTTCGTGCCTTTCGGCGACAGCGACACCGCGCGCGTGGGCGACTGGGTCGTGGCCATGGGCAACCCGCTGGGGCAGGGCTTCTCCGTCTCGGCAGGGATCGTGTCCGCGCGCAACCGCGCGCTTTCGGGCACCTATGATGATTACATCCAGACCGACGCCGCTATCAATCGCGGTAACTCGGGCGGCCCTCTCTTCAATCTCGAGGGCGAGGTGATCGGCGTGAACACGGCGATCCTGAGCCCCAATGGCGGCTCCATCGGGATCGGCTTTTCTATGGCGTCGAACGTCGTCACGAACGTCGTGGACCAGCTCCGTGAGTTCGGCGAGACGCGCCGCGGCTGGCTCGGCGTCCGCATCCAGGACGTTACACCCGACCTCGCCGAGGCCATCGGCCTCGAGGATGCGCGCGGCGCAGCCGTGACCGACGTGCCCGAGGGCCCGGCGATGGATGCCGGCATGCAAACCAATGACATCATCATCCGCTTCGACGGCGTCGAGATCGAGGACACGCGCGAGCTCGTGCGCATCGTCGGCAACTCGCCCGTGGGCAAGGAGGTGCCAGTGGTGGTCCTCCGCGATGGCCGGACGGAAACACTGACCGTGACGCTGGGGCGCCGCGAGACCGCGATCGAGGTCCCCGCCGCGGCGCCCGGTCCGGAAAGCGAAGATGAACCCGAGCAGATGGATCAGCTCGGGTTGACGCTCTCTGTCCTCGACGACGAGGCCCGGGAAGCACTCGGCGTCGGCGACATCGAAGGCATTCTGATCTCCGACGTGGAAGAGGGCTCCGAAGCTTTCGAAAAGGGGCTCCGCGCCGGTGACGTTATCACGGAAGCCGGTCAGCAGCGCGTGACGACGCTTTCGGCGTTTTCCACGCAGATCGATGCAGCCCGTGACGCGGGCCGCCGCTCGGTGCTGCTTCTGGTGCGCCGTGGAGAGGACCCGCGCTTCGTGGCGCTTGGCCTCGAATAG
- a CDS encoding OB-fold nucleic acid binding domain-containing protein, with protein MPTYPAQDWPRPPAAVPCDMLPMVPNGARCVVAGLVLVRQRPGTAKGVIFITLEDETGICNVIVWRKIYEEFRRAVIAGRMLRVTGQLQREGAVTNIVSQHVEDISYMLDDLLKPNIEIARAGDQP; from the coding sequence ATGCCCACCTACCCCGCCCAGGATTGGCCCCGCCCCCCCGCCGCGGTGCCCTGCGATATGCTTCCCATGGTCCCCAATGGCGCGCGCTGCGTCGTCGCGGGCCTCGTGCTGGTGCGGCAGCGCCCAGGCACAGCCAAGGGCGTGATCTTCATCACGCTCGAAGACGAAACCGGCATCTGCAACGTCATCGTCTGGCGCAAGATCTACGAGGAGTTCCGGCGGGCGGTCATCGCCGGTCGCATGCTCCGTGTCACCGGCCAGCTCCAGCGCGAGGGCGCGGTGACCAACATCGTCTCCCAGCATGTGGAGGATATCTCCTACATGCTCGACGATCTGCTGAAGCCCAATATCGAGATCGCGCGCGCCGGGGATCAGCCCTGA
- a CDS encoding NAD(P)H-dependent oxidoreductase subunit E — MALDEGKGIWKSAKGKGRRHTKGRPLDDRAWDEVKALLGARERRRDHLIEFLHLIQDTYGHLSAAHLRALAEEMRLSQAEVYEVATFYAHFDVVKEGETPPPALTIRVCDSLSCELAGAQELKSALEAGLDPGEVRVLRAPCMGRCDTAPVLELGHHHVDHATVEKTKDAIAAVHIHPEIPDYEGLAAYRSAGGYKALAELREDGDWEEVQERVLAAGLRGLGGAGFPSGKKWGFVRANPGPRYLAVNGDEGEPGTFKDRYYLERTPHLFLEGMLIAAWAVEAERVFLYMRDEYPAVLHILATELKAMEVAGLIAPGYVELRRGAGAYICGEESAMIESIEGKRGIPRHRPPFVAQVGVFGQPTLVHNIETLHWVARICREGPEILSGVEKNGRTGLRSYSVSGRVARPGVYLLPSGSTIMDVIAAAGGMADGHVFKAYQPGGPSSGLLPATINDVPLDFDTLQPLGTFIGSAAVVVLSDQDSARAAALNMLRFFEDESCGQCTPCRVGCEKAVKLMQADHWDQGLLTELSNVMVDASICGLGQAAPNPIKSVMRHFPEEI, encoded by the coding sequence GTGGCGCTCGACGAAGGCAAAGGCATCTGGAAATCCGCCAAGGGCAAGGGAAGGCGCCACACGAAGGGGCGCCCGCTCGATGATCGCGCGTGGGACGAGGTGAAGGCGCTTCTCGGGGCGCGGGAACGGCGGCGTGATCACCTCATCGAGTTCCTCCACCTGATCCAGGACACCTACGGGCATCTCTCGGCGGCCCATCTCCGCGCTCTGGCAGAGGAGATGCGCCTTTCGCAGGCGGAGGTTTACGAGGTCGCGACGTTTTACGCGCATTTCGACGTGGTGAAGGAGGGCGAAACGCCCCCGCCGGCGCTGACCATTCGCGTCTGCGACTCGCTCTCGTGCGAGTTGGCCGGGGCGCAGGAGTTGAAATCCGCCCTGGAGGCAGGGCTCGACCCGGGCGAAGTCCGCGTGCTCCGCGCGCCGTGCATGGGCCGCTGCGATACCGCCCCGGTCCTCGAGCTCGGGCATCACCATGTCGACCACGCCACCGTCGAAAAGACCAAGGACGCCATCGCCGCCGTCCATATCCATCCGGAGATCCCGGATTATGAAGGCCTCGCCGCCTATCGCTCCGCCGGAGGCTACAAGGCGCTGGCCGAGCTCCGAGAGGACGGGGACTGGGAAGAGGTGCAGGAGCGCGTCCTCGCAGCCGGGCTTCGGGGCCTCGGCGGCGCGGGTTTCCCGTCTGGCAAGAAATGGGGCTTCGTCCGCGCCAATCCCGGGCCGCGATACCTCGCCGTCAACGGCGATGAGGGCGAGCCCGGAACCTTCAAGGATCGCTACTATCTCGAGCGCACGCCGCACCTTTTCCTCGAGGGGATGCTGATCGCTGCATGGGCCGTGGAAGCGGAGCGCGTCTTTCTCTACATGCGCGACGAATACCCGGCCGTGCTCCATATCCTCGCCACCGAGCTCAAGGCCATGGAAGTCGCGGGCCTGATCGCGCCGGGCTATGTCGAGCTTCGCCGCGGAGCGGGCGCCTACATCTGCGGCGAAGAGAGCGCGATGATCGAGTCCATCGAGGGCAAGCGCGGCATTCCCCGGCATCGCCCGCCCTTCGTGGCCCAGGTTGGCGTCTTCGGGCAGCCCACGCTCGTCCACAACATCGAGACGCTGCACTGGGTCGCGCGGATCTGCCGTGAGGGGCCGGAGATCCTGTCGGGCGTGGAAAAGAACGGCCGCACGGGCCTGCGCTCCTATTCCGTCTCGGGGCGCGTGGCGCGGCCGGGCGTCTATCTTCTGCCGTCGGGCTCAACGATCATGGATGTCATCGCGGCCGCGGGCGGCATGGCCGACGGGCATGTCTTCAAGGCCTATCAGCCAGGCGGCCCGTCCTCCGGGCTTCTGCCTGCCACGATCAACGACGTCCCGCTCGACTTCGATACGCTTCAGCCGCTCGGCACCTTCATCGGCTCCGCGGCGGTGGTCGTGTTGAGTGACCAGGACAGCGCGCGGGCCGCAGCGCTGAACATGCTCCGATTTTTCGAGGATGAAAGCTGCGGGCAATGCACGCCCTGCCGCGTGGGCTGCGAGAAGGCGGTCAAACTCATGCAGGCCGATCACTGGGATCAGGGGCTGCTGACGGAGCTTTCGAATGTCATGGTCGACGCCTCCATCTGCGGCCTCGGGCAGGCGGCGCCGAACCCGATCAAGTCGGTCATGCGGCATTTCCCCGAGGAAATCTGA
- a CDS encoding DUF2065 domain-containing protein — protein MSWILTGLGLVLIVEGLVYALAPSLVEDMLEALKSLPLETRRLIGLGALAAGIVLVLLAAA, from the coding sequence ATGAGCTGGATACTCACCGGGCTTGGTCTGGTGCTCATAGTGGAGGGGCTGGTCTATGCGCTGGCCCCTTCTCTCGTTGAGGACATGCTCGAGGCCCTGAAATCCCTGCCGCTTGAGACGCGGCGCCTCATCGGGCTCGGCGCACTGGCCGCGGGCATCGTCCTCGTTCTTCTCGCCGCCGCCTAG
- a CDS encoding 2Fe-2S iron-sulfur cluster-binding protein produces MAKITFVAHDGATHHVEASAGETLMEAARNNNVPGIEADCGGACACATCHAYISESWAEKMPAMDPLEEDMLDFAQAQIPGRSRLSCQIKITDEMDGLVVDLPESQF; encoded by the coding sequence ATGGCCAAGATCACCTTCGTCGCCCATGACGGCGCGACCCATCACGTGGAAGCCTCGGCGGGCGAAACACTGATGGAGGCGGCGCGCAACAACAACGTGCCGGGCATCGAGGCCGATTGCGGCGGGGCCTGCGCCTGCGCCACGTGCCATGCCTACATCTCCGAAAGCTGGGCGGAGAAGATGCCCGCCATGGACCCGCTGGAAGAAGACATGCTCGACTTCGCGCAAGCGCAGATCCCGGGCCGCTCGCGGCTGAGCTGCCAGATTAAGATCACAGACGAGATGGACGGGCTCGTCGTGGACCTCCCAGAGAGCCAGTTCTGA